The following proteins are co-located in the Citrobacter freundii ATCC 8090 = MTCC 1658 = NBRC 12681 genome:
- the rnhB gene encoding ribonuclease HII: protein MIEFVYPHTHLVAGVDEVGRGPLVGAVVTAAVILDPARPIIGLNDSKKLSEKRRLALFDEIKEKALSWSLGRAEPHEIDELNILHATMLAMQRAVAGLHIAPEYVLIDGNRCPALPVPSMAVVKGDSRVAEISAASILAKVTRDAEMAALDTVFPQYGFAQHKGYPTAFHLEKLALHGATEHHRRSFGPVKRALGLSS from the coding sequence ATGATTGAATTTGTGTATCCGCATACGCATTTAGTGGCGGGTGTGGATGAAGTCGGACGCGGCCCTTTAGTCGGCGCGGTCGTCACTGCTGCCGTCATTCTGGATCCGGCTCGCCCTATTATCGGTCTTAACGACTCAAAAAAACTGTCAGAAAAACGTCGCCTGGCGCTATTTGATGAAATTAAAGAAAAGGCGTTAAGCTGGAGCCTGGGTCGGGCGGAACCGCATGAAATCGACGAACTGAACATTTTGCATGCTACCATGCTGGCCATGCAGCGTGCGGTTGCGGGTCTGCATATTGCGCCCGAATACGTGCTGATTGACGGCAATCGTTGCCCGGCATTACCGGTACCGTCGATGGCGGTGGTCAAAGGTGATAGCCGTGTGGCGGAGATCAGCGCTGCATCGATTCTGGCAAAAGTGACCCGTGACGCTGAAATGGCGGCGCTGGATACGGTTTTTCCACAGTATGGTTTTGCACAGCACAAAGGTTATCCAACCGCATTTCATCTGGAAAAATTGGCACTGCATGGTGCGACTGAGCACCATCGCCGCAGCTTTGGCCCCGTCAAACGCGCACTGGGACTCTCGTCCTGA
- the lpxB gene encoding lipid-A-disaccharide synthase: protein MTEQRPLTIALVAGETSGDILGAGLIRALKARVPNARFVGVAGPLMQAEGCEAWYEMEELAVMGIVEVLGRLRRLLHIRADLTRRFTDLKPDVFVGIDAPDFNITLEGNLKKQGIKTIHYVSPSVWAWRQKRVFKIGRSTNMVLAFLPFEKAFYDKFNVPCRFIGHTMADAMPLDPDKNAARDILGIPHDAHCLALLPGSRGAEVEMLSADFLKTAQLLRQHYPDLEVVVPLVNAKRREQFERIKAEVAPELSVHLLNGMGREAMVASDAALLASGTAALECMLAKCPMVVGYRMKPFTFWLAKRLVKTDYVSLPNLLAGRELVKELLQEECEPQALSQALLPLLAKGKTSHAMHDTFRELHQQIRCNADEQAADAVLELAQ from the coding sequence ATGACTGAACAGCGTCCTTTAACGATTGCCCTCGTCGCCGGAGAAACCTCCGGCGATATTCTTGGTGCAGGGTTAATCCGTGCACTCAAGGCTCGCGTTCCCAATGCGCGTTTTGTTGGTGTGGCGGGTCCGCTGATGCAGGCCGAAGGCTGTGAAGCCTGGTACGAAATGGAAGAGCTGGCGGTCATGGGCATTGTTGAAGTGCTCGGACGTCTGCGCCGTTTACTGCATATTCGTGCCGACCTCACTCGCCGATTCACCGACTTAAAGCCGGATGTTTTCGTTGGCATTGATGCACCTGATTTCAACATTACCCTCGAAGGGAACTTGAAAAAACAGGGCATTAAAACCATTCATTATGTCAGTCCGTCCGTCTGGGCGTGGCGACAGAAACGCGTTTTCAAAATAGGCAGATCCACCAACATGGTGCTGGCCTTTCTGCCTTTCGAAAAAGCGTTTTATGACAAATTTAACGTCCCGTGCCGCTTTATCGGTCATACCATGGCGGATGCCATGCCGTTGGACCCGGATAAAAACGCGGCACGTGATATTCTGGGCATTCCTCATGACGCTCACTGCCTGGCGCTACTGCCAGGAAGCCGTGGTGCAGAAGTGGAGATGCTCAGCGCCGATTTTCTGAAAACGGCGCAGCTATTACGCCAGCATTATCCGGATCTCGAAGTGGTGGTGCCGTTGGTGAATGCCAAACGTCGCGAGCAGTTTGAACGCATTAAAGCGGAAGTTGCACCGGAGCTTTCCGTACATCTGCTCAATGGTATGGGACGTGAAGCAATGGTGGCCAGCGACGCCGCACTGCTGGCTTCAGGTACCGCCGCGCTGGAATGTATGCTGGCAAAATGCCCGATGGTGGTTGGCTACCGTATGAAACCCTTCACCTTCTGGCTGGCGAAGCGTCTGGTGAAGACTGATTACGTTTCGCTACCTAACCTGTTGGCGGGAAGAGAACTGGTTAAAGAGCTGTTGCAGGAAGAGTGTGAACCGCAGGCGCTGTCGCAAGCGCTGTTGCCGTTGCTGGCGAAGGGTAAAACCAGCCATGCGATGCACGACACATTCCGTGAACTGCACCAGCAGATCCGTTGCAATGCTGATGAGCAGGCAGCGGATGCGGTCCTGGAGTTAGCGCAATGA